In the genome of Raphanus sativus cultivar WK10039 chromosome 9, ASM80110v3, whole genome shotgun sequence, the window GGTATAAATAAACATTCTCTAATTAACGCTGCCAACCACCACAGTAGTTTGTGGCTGAGTGACgatatcatatattatattaatggGAATCTGTGTTTGCAGTTTGTGGAGAGATTCAAAGCGGAGCCCCCGTCAAAGGAAATGAAGGTAGAGCTTCTCCAGGAGATTGCCATAGAGTACTCCATCAAATGGGATGCCAAGTCTTTAGAGCAGAAGCTCTACCCAAAAACAAAGGCCAATTATAATCCTGGAAAGACGAATGAAAACAGAAGTAGCCTTTCGTTTCATGTCAGAGAAGAGTCTCTGGATGCCAAGTCCACGAGTAAAAGAAGCGAAGAGGACTCCATGACTAGAAGCAAAAGTTGTGTTACTGGccacgaggaggaggaggaggatgatgatCCAGAAAACAAACCTTTCTACTACAGATTCATCATGCCCAGCAACGACAAACCCAAAATAGAGAAACAGGAAAGCCTTCCGGAGAAGATGACCAAGTCTGATCTCATGTCCAAAGACACGGGTTAGTAAAACTCCATAATATACtatctattttttttggtaaaatagaGTAGTATCTATTTTGTAAGCAAACAAATATCATTGATAGTAATAATTTAAATGTTGGTTGGTTGGTATGTGGAAAACAGAGTCTCCTCCAAGTGCGAAGCCGAGATCAGTGAGAAGACGATTAGCGAAGCCGCCGCCCTCAGATGCGCCTAGTGGTGAAGATTTGATGAGAAGTTATAATAAGATGGAGAAAGCAAGCGGAGAGGGGATAAGGAGGATGAATCGTCGAACAGCGTCGTGGCAGTCCAACGTCCCAGATTTTGATGAGGTCGCTGCTCGCGTACATGCTCTCACACGAAACTGATGTGTGCATTCATTGTGATTAGAGATATGT includes:
- the LOC108827747 gene encoding uncharacterized protein LOC108827747, giving the protein MLDALFKPKFYTKCKNLVKITKTRVETVKRKKNSVCKYLKKDIVDLLNNSLDYNAYGRAQGLIEEKRRLSCYEFLEQFCVCVASNVSLLQNSSKCPEECREAISSLVYAAARVSEVPELRDLRSLFADRYRTNSLEQFVNPEFVERFKAEPPSKEMKVELLQEIAIEYSIKWDAKSLEQKLYPKTKANYNPGKTNENRSSLSFHVREESLDAKSTSKRSEEDSMTRSKSCVTGHEEEEEDDDPENKPFYYRFIMPSNDKPKIEKQESLPEKMTKSDLMSKDTESPPSAKPRSVRRRLAKPPPSDAPSGEDLMRSYNKMEKASGEGIRRMNRRTASWQSNVPDFDEVAARVHALTRN